In Bacillus rossius redtenbacheri isolate Brsri chromosome 15, Brsri_v3, whole genome shotgun sequence, one genomic interval encodes:
- the LOC134539604 gene encoding uncharacterized protein LOC134539604 produces the protein MSRAVAARGQPRQRGDVWQRRAGEGPAPSRAAAGGPPNPPGRRGGGLPAAQPLCPRQTRAMHGDQSRLIREVRLRPALYDASHPRYKDQACRDLLWAEVAGAVDLPAEMCRLRWKNLRDSYRKEKQFQLQGASGASKRKRRYPWVHTRAMAFLDGVAQAPCPSPARHPSQESPEGEAVDCKPVLPPDVPPPAAAKCAQSQLGAAAGHSDAVEEFANSYDEDLHFCMSLLGPLRRLSNERKLNTKIKIYQLLAREEFGHQNF, from the exons atgagtCGAGCTGTAGCCGCACGCGGGCAGCCGCGGCAACGGGGCGACGTCTGGCAACGCCGGGCCGGGGAGGGCCCCGCCCCCTCTAGGGCCGCGGCAGGAGGGCCTCCCAACCCGCCGGGGCGGCGCGGCGGCGGTCTGCCGGCGGCGCAGCCCCTCTGCCCCCGCCAGACGAGAGCCATGCACGGCGACCAGAGCCGCCTCATCCGCGAGGTGCGGCTGCGCCCGGCGCTGTACGACGCCTCGCACCCCCGCTACAAGGACCAGGCGTGCCGCGACCTGCTGTGGGCGGAGGTGGCTGGCGCCGTCGACCTGCCAG CTGAAATGTGCCGGTTGCGCTGGAAGAACCTGCGCGACAGCTACCGCAAGGAGAAGCAGTTTCAGCTGCAGGGCGCTAGCGGCGCCAGCAAGCGCAAGAGGCGCTACCCGTGGGTGCACACCCGCGCCATGGCCTTCCTGGACGGCGTGGCGCAGGCGCCGTGCCCCTCGCCCGCGCGACACCCCTCCCAGGAGTCCCCCGAGGGGGAGGCGGTCGACTGCAAGCCGGTCCTCCCTCCCGACGTACCCCCACCTGCGGCCGCCAAGTGTGCGCAGTCGCAGCTCGGCGCTGCCGCCGGACACAGCGATGCGGTGGAG GAATTTGCTAACTCATATGATGAAGACTTACATTTCTGTATGAGTCTCCTAGGACCTTTAAGAAGACTGAGCAATGAACGGAAACTCAATACAAAAATCAAGATTTATCAGCTACTTGCAAGAGAAGAGTTTGGTCACCAGAATTTTTAA